Within the uncultured Campylobacter sp. genome, the region GCTTAAGCGTGGAGGCGTCGAAATTTCGCACGCTTATCACGGGCGAGACTTTGCGCTTGCAGTAGATGAAGTCCGCCGCAACGCAGATTAAATTTACCACCGTAGCGATGATTACGATCGCGATAGCCTTATATCCCAAAAGTAGCGCAGGTACCGCAGCTAGCGGCAGGGCAATCGTGCGAAAGATCCCAATTAGCTTAATAAATACGAAATTCTCATGCGCTGTAAGGATCGACGAATAGATGCTAAAAGGAAAGCTAATCGCTAAATTTGCAGTTAGTAGCATTAGCATAATGCGAATTTCGCCCATCTCGCTAGCGCTTAGCTTAGCGCCAAAAATCGCGTGCAGATTGGCCAGCAGCGCAGCTCCTGCAAGCGCGATCACCGCGCTCATTACCAGATACACACTAAAGATCGTTCCGTGCAGCTTATGCGTGCGCTCCACTTCGCCGCTTGAGGCGTATTTAGCGGTATAGACCGTCACGGCATTGCCGAAACCCAAATCCAAAATCGCCAAATAGCCGATAACGCTACTCGCTAAAGAATATAGCCCAAACTCGCTCTGCCCCAGCGCCCGCAGAAAAAACGGCGTATAAACCAAAGTAAGTATCGTAGAAACAAAAATATTTACATACGATAGCACGACGCCGAGCTTACGCTGCGCGGCTTCGGGGGCGTTTAGAATTTTAAGCAAACAAGGCTTCCTTTTGCTCGCCGCGATTAAACGCCGCGGAGTAAAATTTTAAAATTTCAAATCGCACTTTCACGCTAGAACCTAGAGCTTCTTTTCCCAATTAAGCGCGCTTAGGATGATCTCATCCAGGCTCTCGTGCTCAGGCTGCCACGAAGTTTTGGTGCGAATTTTATCCGCGTTTGATATGAGGCAGGCAGGGTCCCCTGCTCTGCGTGGAGCGATCTGCACTTTAAAATCCACGCCGCTTACTTTTTTAGCTTCATTGACGACCTCTTTTACGCTAAAGCCCGTGCCGTAGCCTACGTTAAAGACCGCGCTGTCGTTACTTTGCAGATAATCAAGCACCGCCAGATGCGCGCTTGCGAGATCCTCTACGTGGATGTAGTCGCGTATGCAGGTACCGTCCTTGGTGTCGTAATCATCGCCGAAAATGCTCATCTTATCGCGTTTGCCGACGATCGTTTGAGTCGCTACCTTAATTAGATGCGTCGCGTTCGGGTAGTTTTGCCCGATCGTGCCGTCGCTTGCCGCACCTGCAACGTTGAAGTAGCGCAAAATTCCATATTTAAAATTTGGATTTGCCGCTGCCGCGTCTTTTAGCACCCACTCGACCATCAGTTTGCTTCTGCCGTACGGATTGATCGGATTTTGCGGAGTTTCCTCGCTTACTTGCGGGATGTCGGGCTCGCCGTAGGTCGCTGCCGTGGAGCTAAAGATAAAGTCTTTCACGCCGTATTTGTTCGCAAGCGCGATCAAATTCATCGCGTTGGCGGTGTTGTTTAGATAGTATTTTAGCGGATTTTGCGTGCTTTCAAAAACCTCGATAAACGCCGCAAAGTGAATGATCGCATCAAACTTCTCGCGCTTAAAAAGCTTCTCGATTGCAGGGATGTTTTCCAGGCTTTCCTGCACGAACTCAAACTCGCCTATCTTGCGAAGCGCCTCGATCGCTCGCATCGAGCCCTTGCAAAGATTATCCAGTATGACGACGTCGTGGCGGTTCGCTTCTAAAAGCGCCTTTGCGACGTGGCTGCCGATGTATCCCGCGCCGCCTGTGATTAAAATTTTCATCTATTCTCCTTCGGATCAAATTTATCAAAACACGCGATTATAGCCCCTTAGATTAAATCGCTGGTCGCACGCGCAAAAATACGGGGAAGCGCGGCTTTTTCTCGCGGGTTAAATTTTGGTATTGATAGGTGATGATCGTGCCCACCTTAGGCGGATTTGCCCGCATCTCGTCGCTAAAGCCCGTACCTACTTTAAATTTCGCTCCGCTACGTAGATCCACGCAGCTAAGCGAGCCCATCTTGCCCTCGTTTTTGCCGTAGCCCGGGTTGATTTTTACGACCTTGCAATCGCTATCGTGCGTCTTTTTATATTTTAAAATTTTATCGCTGCGCCCGCTTTCATAAAGCGCGTTTGGATCGCGCAGCACGACCCCTTCGCCGCCAGAGGCGATGACGCGATCAAAATACGCCTGCACGTCTGCGTGCGTGCTTACCGGAGTTTGCTGCACGATGAGTAAATTTTGCGCACCGCTTGAGGCGATAAAATTTCTTAAAATTTCCATCTTCGCGCTTAAATTTTTTTGCTCCTTCGGCAGGTCAAACGCGTAAAATTTCACCCTGCTCCAGCGCTCATCGGGCACGCTAGAAGAGACGATCGATACGAGCTGCTCAAACTCTCCGCGCGCCGTGTATAGCTCGCCGTCCACGAAAAACGGCGGAAAGCCCGCGCTCCAGCCCTCGGGGGCGTTTATGATCTTGCCGCGTCTGGAGCGCAGATTTTTGCCGTCCCAGATCGCGCGCACGCCGTCTAGCTTCTCGCTGATGACCCAGCCGGTGATATTCATGCCAGGAGCGTATTCTTTAAGCAGCATCGGTTTAAATTTAGCCTCATCCGCAACCGCGCCGCAGGCCAAAAATAGCGCACCCAAAACCGCGCCTTTTAAAATTTTAAAAATTTCACTTCGCATATGCCGCTAGCTCCCTTTCTATAAAGTCGCAAAAAACGGGCGTATAGCTCATGCCCGCGCACTCTTTTTGCAAAAATTCGCCCATCACCGCGATGTAATTTAGATAGTCGTCCTTGGTGATCTTGCCGCGCAAAAGCTCGTATTTCAAAAACAGCCAGTAGGTGTTGAGCACGTCGGATCTGCAGTACTCGTCGATCTTGGCCTGTTCGCCGCCGTAATACAGCTGCAGGACCTGATCGCCGTGCACATCGTATTTGCCAGGAAGGCCCACGCTGGCGCAGATATGATCGAGCTTGAGCCCGCGCACGGCGCCAAAATCGCTGATGTGATCGAGCAGATCCAGATGAAACCGCCCGTCGTAGCGACTGCGGTAGTTCTCCCACTTGCTCTTGTTGTTATCGCGATCGTTCGTCTCAAAATACGCCGCGGCGCTTAGATCGTAGCACATCGCGCGCGCCATAATCATCGGCAGATCGAACCCGCGCCCATTGAAGCTCACGAGCCGCGGATTAAAATCCTCGATGAAAGCTAGGAATTTTGCGATTTTATCGCGCTCGTTATCGCCATCAAGCGTCGAGACGCGCAAAAATCTGCCGAATCCGTCCGCCATCACGGCGCTAATGCTAACGACGCGGTGGAAGCAGACGGGCAAGAATTCGCTGCCGGTTTTTTCTTTGAAAATCTCCATCGCCCTAAGCGAGAGCAATTTGTGGTTTAAAATTTTGCTTTTATCTGCATTAAAGATCGGTTGCTCGCCGTAAATTTTAAAATTTAGCGCGTTTAACGCGAGATCTTGCGCGGAATTTGAAGCATGATTTTCGCTCTTTGAGCTTTGGGATGCGGAGCTTTGAGGCGTAGAGCTTTCCGCTGCAAAATTCTGAGGCGCAGGGCTTCGGAACGCGGAATTTTCTACCGCAGAGCCCTGTGCTGCGGAGCTTTGAGGCGCGGTATCGTCGTAGGTTAAATTTAGCGATGCGGATTTTTTGGGCGCCGTATTTTGCGACATGGAATTTTCGCTCGTAAAATTTCCCTGCGTTGGATTTTCAGCGGAATTTTCACTGGCGAAGCTTTGAAGCGCAGCGTCTTGCTGCGTAAAGCTTTGCGGCGCGGAATTTTGCTCGGAATTTTCTATTTTAAAATTCTGCTCCGCCGAATTTACAGCAAAATTTAAAGACGCGCTTTGCTTCTCGCCGCCGATCTTTTGCGAGAGCTGCGCGTCAATAAGCTTTGCGAAGCTTTTTTTATCGAAAGGCTCAAAGCAGTCCGCGATCGCGTCCTCATCCAGCACCCGCACCAGCGCCGCTACATCGGGGATCGTCTCGCAGTCGAATACGCAGATATAATCCTTTTTCATTAAGCTCCTTCCTGGCGGTTTTTACCGCTTTTTTCAAAAACGGCTCTGAAATAATCCTCTATCTCCATGCCGTTTTTAAGTATGCTCCCTAGACCTAGCTCCTCGCTCATCCAAAGTTTTCATCGCCGCTTCCAAATTTTAAATTTTATGCTGCCGCATTTTCGCAACAAAAAGGGGTGTATGCGGAGGCGCGGCAAATTTCGCTACCGCTCGCCGCGACGCAATTACCGTGTGCAAAGGCGCCCCGATCGTTAAATTTATCTTTCGATCAAGCGCTTGATACCCGGCAAAAGCTCGCCTGACGCCTCGCAAATCCTACTTCGCAGCACGCTAAAATCGCCGCAGTAATCGCCCAAAAGCTGCAAAATATCGTCTCTGATAGCTTGCGAGCGCTCGCTCAGAAGCAGCTCCTGCAAAAGGGCGAAAATTTCGCTCTCATGCGCCAGCGTGCAGCCGTAGTAGGGATCAAGGTAAAACCAAGGCACAACAGAAGCGAGGCTTTCTCGGCTTCGTCATCACCTTGCAAAACGGCGGCGATGCCCTCTACGCCGCCCTCCGCTATAGCTTTGTGCCTAGCCTCGAAATACACCGTGCGCGTCAAATTTTGCCCTTTTTGCACGTCGTTTACTCGGCCTTGGCCGCGTCCCATGCGAGGATCGTCTTACCATCGGCGTCGGTAGCCACGTCACCCATGCCCATGATGTTGTAGCCGCAATCGACGTAGTGCACCTCGCCGGTCACGCCGCTAGCAAGGTCGCTAAGCAGATACATCGCGCTCTTGCCGACGTCTTGCGTCGTGACGTTGCGTTTTAGCGGCGCGTTGATCTCGTTGTAGCGTAAAATCATCCTAAAATCGCCGATTCCGCTTGCGGCAAGCGTTTTGATAGGGCCTGCGGAGATCGCATTTACGCGGATGCCGCGCGCGCCAAGATCGTGAGCGAGATAGCGCACTGAGCTTTCAAGCGCCGCTTTTGCGACGCCCATAACGTTGTAGTGAGGCACGAATTTCGGCCCTCCGAGGTAGGTTAGCGTGAGCACCGAGCCGCCCTCTTTTAGCACCGGCAGCACCGCGCGCGTGAGGCTTAGTAGCGAATACACGCTCGTGCCCATCGCGATATCAAAGGCTTCTTTGCTCGTGTTTACGAACTCGCCCTCTAGCGCCTCTTTTGGTGCGTAAGCTACCGCGTGCACGACGAAATCTATCTCGCCCAGATCTGCTTTGATACGATCCGCAAGACCGTCAAGGTGAGCGGGGTTATTTACGTCAAGCTCATAGACAAATTTGCTCCCAAGCTCCTCCGCGATCGGTTCTACGCGTTTTTTCAGCGCGTCGTTTAGGTAGGTAAACGCCATCTGCGCACCCTGTTCGTGACAAGCTTCGGCGATGCCGTAAGCGATGGATTTGGCGTTAGCGACGCCGACGATGAGGCCCTTTTTGCCTTTTAAAATCATTATTTCTCCTTTAAAATTTGCTTGGCTTTTAAGCGTCTTTGAATGAGTTTTGATTTTGCTCCCTGCGACAGGCTACATGCCTAGTCTTGGTCGCAAAATCTGCAACAACATTCAAATCCATCTTAAAGTCCTTCGCAATTTGACTTAAAATTCTACAAATTAAAATTCGCAAAATCTCGCAAAACGCCAAATTTTAAACGCAATTCGATAGCGGCAGTATCGCGAAGCTAGACTAGGCGACTTAAAATTTTGCGACGGGAGTTACCCTATTAGGTAATGACCGAGCAAAATTTTAAGGCAACGAAGTATAGCGATGCGAGACGACGCGTATAAGTTCCAAAAAGCTAGAGGCGTCCCAGCTCGCCGTACCCACTAACACCCCGTTGCAACCTTTTATCGCGCAAATTTTTGCGATATTTTCAGCATTCACGCTGCCGCCGTAAAGCAGCGGCGCGGGGCTTTTAACGCGCAACAAATTTAGCATTCTTTCGATCTGCTCGCGCTGCGCGCTTCTGCCCGTGCCGATCGCCCAGACGGGCTCGTAGGCCAGTACTAAGCTCGGATATTTTAGATCGATACCCTCAAGCTGTGCCGCTACGAAGCCCTCGCTGCGATCTTGCGCGAATGCCGCCTCATCCTCGCCGACGCAAAAAACGATGCGCCAGCCCTGCGCTGCGGCAAAACTGAATTTCTCTCTTATCAGCTCCGCGTTCTCGCCCAAAATGGCGCGCCGCTCGCTGTGACCGATAAGAACGGTTTTGACGTCAAATTCCGCCAGCATATCGCCGCCGATCTCGCCCGTAAAGCTGCCGTGCGCGGCAGGATAGAAATTTTGCGCGCCTTGAGTAAAATTTTTCGCCTTCGCGTAAAATGCGCTAGCGGGAGGAAAAACTAAAATTTCATCCTCGCGCGAAATTAGGCCCGCCAAGCCTTCATCTAAAGCTTTAGCGTACCGCTCAAAACTAGCGCGAGTATGGTTGCATTTAAGATTCGCCGCTAGTATCATCGCAGCTCCATTTTAGCAGTAAGCACTCGCACGCCCGGCAGCTCCTTGCCCTCGATGAGTTCTAAGCTCGCGCCGCCTCCGGTAGAAATAAAAGTCATATCATCGGCGTTGCCCGCGCGTTCGACGACATCTGCAGTATCGCCGCCGCCCACTACGGTCGTGGCGTCGCTATCTGCGATCGCGTGCGATATATGCAGGCTGCCGCGAGCGAATTTATCGATCTCAAAAACCCCCATCGGTCCGTTCCACCAGATCGTTTGCGCATCGTCTAGGGCCTCTTTAAAAAGCGCTACGGTTGCAGGTCCGATATCTAGCCCCATCCAATCGCTTGGAATTTCTTGGACGGTAACCTTTTTTGTAACGGCATCTTGCGAGCATTGCGGAGCTGCGACGGCATCAACGGGGATATAAATTTTAACCCCAAGCTCGCGAGCATTGCGGAGAATATTTTTTGCTTCCTCGATTAGATCCTCTTCGAGCAAAGATTTACCGATGTCATATCCGACGGCTTTTAAAAACGTAAACGCCATGCCGCCTCCGATGATGAGCTTATCGACTTTAGGAAGTAAATTTTTAAGCGCCTGAAGCTTGCCGCTTACTTTGCTGCCGCCCGTTACGGCTACGAAAGGACGCGCAGGATCTTTAATAAGGTCTTTGGCGAATTTTATCTCTTTTAGCAATAAAAATCCCGCCGCCTTATGCGCCTCATCGTAGAATTTCGTAATCGCCTCTACCGAAGCATGCGCGCGGTGGCATACGCCAAAAGCGTCGTTGATATAAAATTCCGCGTAGCTTGCAAGCCTCTTAGCTAGTGCTTCGTCATTTTTGCTCTCGCCCTTTTCAAAGCGCAGATTATCCAGCAGAAGCACTTCGCCCTTTTTAAGCGAATTTACCGCAGCTCCAGCTTCCTCGCCCGCGACATCAGAGACAAATTTTATCTCGCGCTCCAAAAGCCTAGATAGCCTCTTTACCACAGGCTTTAGGCTAAGTCTTTCTTCGTATCCGTTTTTTGGGCGCCCTAAGTGACTGGCTAAAATTACTGCGCAGCCCTCGTCTAAGCAATATTTAATCGTAGGGATAGACGAACGAATGCGGCGATCGTCCGTAATATTGCAAAACTCATCCATCGGCACGTTAAAATCACACCTAATAAAAATGCGCGCGCCCTCTTTAAATTTCAAATCTTTAATCGAAAGAATTTCGCCCATCTTATTTCCTTCTTTTTGCCGCATATAAGGCTAAATCGATGAGGCGCTCGCTATATCCCCACTCGTTGTCATACCAGCTCATCACTTTTATCAGATTGCCGTCAATTACCTGCGTGCAGTCGCTAGCTACGATGCTGGAGTATTCTGAAGTACAAAAATCACTGCTGACACGGCTATCGTCGTCTACGAGCAAAATTCCTTTCATCTCTTTAGCGGCATAACGGCGGAAAATTTCGTTTAGCTCCTCAGCACTCGTCTGTTTACGCGTTAGCACCGTTAGATCAACCATCGAAACGTTAGCCACCGGCACGCGCACCGATTGTCCGTGCATCTTACCGCTTAGCTGCGGAAGTACCTTACTAATCGCTTTTGCCGCACCCGTCGTAGTCGGAGCGATATTAAGAGCCGCGGCGCGTGAACGGCGAAAGTCCTTGGCTTTTACATCGACTAGACTCTGTCCATGTGTATAGGCGTGAATCGTCGTCATCAGACCCTTTTCGATACCAAGCTCATCGTCTAGAATTTTTGCAATTGGAGCCAGGCCATTAGTGGTGCAGCTAGCATTTGAGATGACGCGCTGTCCTGCATAAGCGCCCTCATTAACGCCGATTACAAAAGTAGGCGTATCATCCTTGGCAGGCGCGCTCATTACGACTACGCCGATACCGTTATCTATGAACGGCTTGCATTTTTCGCTCGTTAAAAATGCACCAGTACATTCAAGCACAGCTTCTGCACCATCGCCGGCAAAATCAAGCTCCGCAGGCTCTCTGGTGGAATAGACGCGGATTTTTTTGCCGTCTACGGCTATGCATTCGTCGCTTAGAATTTCTACTTTTTTACGAAACTCGCCGTGAACGGTGTCGTATTGAAGCAGGTATCTCGTAAGCTCGCGCTTAGCGGTATCGTTGATCGCCACAAGCTCCACATCGTCCCTGCTTAGCGCAATTCTAGCCGCG harbors:
- the galE gene encoding UDP-glucose 4-epimerase GalE — translated: MKILITGGAGYIGSHVAKALLEANRHDVVILDNLCKGSMRAIEALRKIGEFEFVQESLENIPAIEKLFKREKFDAIIHFAAFIEVFESTQNPLKYYLNNTANAMNLIALANKYGVKDFIFSSTAATYGEPDIPQVSEETPQNPINPYGRSKLMVEWVLKDAAAANPNFKYGILRYFNVAGAASDGTIGQNYPNATHLIKVATQTIVGKRDKMSIFGDDYDTKDGTCIRDYIHVEDLASAHLAVLDYLQSNDSAVFNVGYGTGFSVKEVVNEAKKVSGVDFKVQIAPRRAGDPACLISNADKIRTKTSWQPEHESLDEIILSALNWEKKL
- a CDS encoding DNA ligase; this encodes MRSEIFKILKGAVLGALFLACGAVADEAKFKPMLLKEYAPGMNITGWVISEKLDGVRAIWDGKNLRSRRGKIINAPEGWSAGFPPFFVDGELYTARGEFEQLVSIVSSSVPDERWSRVKFYAFDLPKEQKNLSAKMEILRNFIASSGAQNLLIVQQTPVSTHADVQAYFDRVIASGGEGVVLRDPNALYESGRSDKILKYKKTHDSDCKVVKINPGYGKNEGKMGSLSCVDLRSGAKFKVGTGFSDEMRANPPKVGTIITYQYQNLTREKKPRFPVFLRVRPAI
- a CDS encoding ribonuclease H-like domain-containing protein — encoded protein: MKKDYICVFDCETIPDVAALVRVLDEDAIADCFEPFDKKSFAKLIDAQLSQKIGGEKQSASLNFAVNSAEQNFKIENSEQNSAPQSFTQQDAALQSFASENSAENPTQGNFTSENSMSQNTAPKKSASLNLTYDDTAPQSSAAQGSAVENSAFRSPAPQNFAAESSTPQSSASQSSKSENHASNSAQDLALNALNFKIYGEQPIFNADKSKILNHKLLSLRAMEIFKEKTGSEFLPVCFHRVVSISAVMADGFGRFLRVSTLDGDNERDKIAKFLAFIEDFNPRLVSFNGRGFDLPMIMARAMCYDLSAAAYFETNDRDNNKSKWENYRSRYDGRFHLDLLDHISDFGAVRGLKLDHICASVGLPGKYDVHGDQVLQLYYGGEQAKIDEYCRSDVLNTYWLFLKYELLRGKITKDDYLNYIAVMGEFLQKECAGMSYTPVFCDFIERELAAYAK
- the fabI gene encoding enoyl-ACP reductase FabI, which translates into the protein MILKGKKGLIVGVANAKSIAYGIAEACHEQGAQMAFTYLNDALKKRVEPIAEELGSKFVYELDVNNPAHLDGLADRIKADLGEIDFVVHAVAYAPKEALEGEFVNTSKEAFDIAMGTSVYSLLSLTRAVLPVLKEGGSVLTLTYLGGPKFVPHYNVMGVAKAALESSVRYLAHDLGARGIRVNAISAGPIKTLAASGIGDFRMILRYNEINAPLKRNVTTQDVGKSAMYLLSDLASGVTGEVHYVDCGYNIMGMGDVATDADGKTILAWDAAKAE
- a CDS encoding triose-phosphate isomerase, which encodes MILAANLKCNHTRASFERYAKALDEGLAGLISREDEILVFPPASAFYAKAKNFTQGAQNFYPAAHGSFTGEIGGDMLAEFDVKTVLIGHSERRAILGENAELIREKFSFAAAQGWRIVFCVGEDEAAFAQDRSEGFVAAQLEGIDLKYPSLVLAYEPVWAIGTGRSAQREQIERMLNLLRVKSPAPLLYGGSVNAENIAKICAIKGCNGVLVGTASWDASSFLELIRVVSHRYTSLP
- a CDS encoding phosphoglycerate kinase, which gives rise to MGEILSIKDLKFKEGARIFIRCDFNVPMDEFCNITDDRRIRSSIPTIKYCLDEGCAVILASHLGRPKNGYEERLSLKPVVKRLSRLLEREIKFVSDVAGEEAGAAVNSLKKGEVLLLDNLRFEKGESKNDEALAKRLASYAEFYINDAFGVCHRAHASVEAITKFYDEAHKAAGFLLLKEIKFAKDLIKDPARPFVAVTGGSKVSGKLQALKNLLPKVDKLIIGGGMAFTFLKAVGYDIGKSLLEEDLIEEAKNILRNARELGVKIYIPVDAVAAPQCSQDAVTKKVTVQEIPSDWMGLDIGPATVALFKEALDDAQTIWWNGPMGVFEIDKFARGSLHISHAIADSDATTVVGGGDTADVVERAGNADDMTFISTGGGASLELIEGKELPGVRVLTAKMELR
- the gap gene encoding type I glyceraldehyde-3-phosphate dehydrogenase; this translates as MAVKIAINGFGRIGRCAARIALSRDDVELVAINDTAKRELTRYLLQYDTVHGEFRKKVEILSDECIAVDGKKIRVYSTREPAELDFAGDGAEAVLECTGAFLTSEKCKPFIDNGIGVVVMSAPAKDDTPTFVIGVNEGAYAGQRVISNASCTTNGLAPIAKILDDELGIEKGLMTTIHAYTHGQSLVDVKAKDFRRSRAAALNIAPTTTGAAKAISKVLPQLSGKMHGQSVRVPVANVSMVDLTVLTRKQTSAEELNEIFRRYAAKEMKGILLVDDDSRVSSDFCTSEYSSIVASDCTQVIDGNLIKVMSWYDNEWGYSERLIDLALYAAKRRK